A stretch of Arachis hypogaea cultivar Tifrunner chromosome 15, arahy.Tifrunner.gnm2.J5K5, whole genome shotgun sequence DNA encodes these proteins:
- the LOC112748852 gene encoding STS14 protein → MQRSTLFSLLLLLAMFLLVSEGATTPPAKEYLDAHNEARAAVGVQPLSWSDKLANATSLMVRYQRNNMACQFANLTASKYGGNQLWSGSAAGVAPRTAVEEWVKEKEFYNHSSNTCVSNHECGVYTQVVWRNTVQLGCSQAICVKDKASLTICFYDPPGNVIGESPY, encoded by the coding sequence ATGCAGCGTTCTACTCTGTtctcgcttcttcttcttcttgccatGTTCCTTCTCGTAAGCGAAGGAGCAACGACACCGCCAGCGAAGGAGTACTTAGACGCACACAACGAAGCAAGAGCCGCAGTGGGAGTTCAACCTCTCAGCTGGAGCGACAAGCTGGCCAACGCCACCAGCCTAATGGTGCGCTACCAGAGGAACAACATGGCCTGCCAGTTCGCCAACTTAACGGCCAGCAAGTACGGCGGCAACCAGCTCTGGTCAGGATCTGCGGCCGGCGTGGCCCCACGCACGGCGGTGGAGGAGTGGGTGAAGGAGAAAGAATTCTACAACCACAGCAGCAATACGTGCGTGTCGAACCACGAGTGCGGCGTTTACACGCAGGTGGTATGGAGGAACACGGTGCAGCTTGGTTGCTCCCAAGCCATTTGCGTGAAGGACAAAGCTAGCTTGACCATTTGTTTCTATGACCCCCCTGGAAATGTCATTGGAGAGTCTCCTTACTGA
- the LOC112748851 gene encoding uncharacterized protein encodes MGIERSGENKILGLRFTSRHKRSKSLPVKKGVEEHDNQLEALDSMKLDMGYLTECTKARNEVHTTLKQEILQLERRLQDQFEVRCTLEKALGYRPSSLVNPNDNTMSKPATELIKEIAVLELEVVYLEQHLLSLYRKAFEQHLSSVSPSTKEETVKLPQATPQPRLTQVSKPQVLTKTECSAVQSNNSHEPQTRGKESKGNLPEDMHMYSGVYRCHSSLSHYSAFTRSSPPSEPLTKPPRACHSQPLSMMEYGQSNPPNIVSLAEHLGTRISDHVLETPNKLSEDMIKCISAIYCKLADPPSLHPGLLSPTSSLSSTSAFSIGDQGDMWSPRFRNNSSFDARLDNPFHVEGLKEFSGPYSTMVEVTWIYREIHKSGDADKLLQHFRSLISRLEEVNPGKLKHEEKLAFWINVHNALVMHAFLAYGIPQNNVKRAFLLLKAAYNVGGYTVTADTIQNIILGCRISRPGQWLRLFFSQKSKFRSADGRLGYAMEHPEPLSHFALCSGNHSDPAVRVYTAKRVIQELEAAKDEYIRATFGVRKDKKLLLPKLVESFTKDLELCPSQVMEMIQDSLPESLRKSVKKWQVVKSRKCIEWIPHNFNFRYLISKDMLK; translated from the exons ATGGGGATTGAGAGAAGTGGAGAAAACAAAATTCTTGGGCTGAGATTCACTTCAAGACACAAGCGTTCAAAGAG TCTTCCTGttaagaaaggagtggaggaacatgataatcaacttgaggCATTAGACTCAATGAAGCTG GATATGGGTTACCTCACAGAATGCACTAAAGCTAGAAATGAAGTCCACACTACTCTCAAGCAAGAG ATTCTACAACTAGAGAGAAGATTACAAGACCAATTTGAAGTTAGATGCACCCTAGAAAAGGCACTTGGATACAGGCCTTCATCTCTTGTTAATCCAAATGATAATACCATGTCCAAG CCAGCCACAGAGTTAATCAAGGAGATTGCAGTGTTAGAGTTGGAAGTTGTGTATTTGGAGCAACATCTTCTCTCTTTATACCGTAAAGCTTTTGAGCAACACTTATCTTCTGTCTCTCCTTCCACCAAGGAGGAGACTGTGAAGCTTCCTCAAGCAACGCCGCAACCTCGGCTCACTCAAGTTTCTAAGCCTCAAGTCTTAACCAAAACAGAATGCTCTGCAGTACAATCAAATAATAGTCATGAGCCTCAGACTCGGGGAAAAGAATCCAAAGGAAATCTTCCAGAAGACATGCATATGTACTCTGGAGTTTACCGTTGCCATTCTTCATTGTCGCATTATTCAGCATTTACAAGATCTTCTCCACCATCAGAACCTTTAACTAAACCACCCCGTGCCTGTCATTCTCAACCATTGTCCATGATGGAG TATGGCCAAAGCAATCCACCAAATATAGTTAGTCTGGCAGAACATCTGGGTACGCGAATATCCGATCATGTTCTAGAGACACCTAACAAACTTTCCGAGGACATGATCAAATGCATATCAGCTATATATTGCAAGCTTGCAGACCCTCCATCATTGCATCCCGGCCTTTTGTCTCCCACTTCATCCTTGTCCTCAACCAGTGCCTTCTCCATTGGAGATCAAGGTGACATGTGGAGTCCAAGGTTCAGGAACAATTCCTCCTTCGATGCTCGGTTAGACAATCCATTCCATGTTGAAGGACTCAAGGAGTTCAGTGGACCTTACAGCACCATGGTTGAAGTAACATGGATTTATAGAGAAATTCATAAATCAGGCGATGCTGATAAGTTGCTCCAGCATTTCAG GTCACTTATTAGTCGATTAGAAGAAGTAAATCCTGGGAAGTTGAAACATGAAGAGAAGCTAGCTTTCTGGATCAATGTACACAATGCTTTGGTGAtgcat GCATTTTTGGCTTATGGAATTCCACAAAACAATGTGAAAAgagcttttcttcttctcaaG GCTGCATATAATGTTGGTGGCTACACTGTTACTGCAGACACAATACAAAACATTATACTCGGATGCCGGATTTCTCGTCCTGGACAG TGGCTACGTTTGTTCTTTTCTCAAAAGAGCAAATTCAGAAGTGCAGATGGAAGATTAGGATATGCGATGGAGCATCCTGAGCCTCTTTCACACTTTGCACTCTGTTCAGGGAACCATTCTGATCCAGCG GTACGTGTATATACAGCGAAGAGGGTGATTCAAGAGCTAGAAGCAGCAAAGGATGAGTACATTCGAGCTACATTTGGGGTACGGAAGGATAAAAAATTACTACTACCAAAGCTTGTTGAGTCATTCACCAAGGACTTAGAACTATGCCCAAGTCAGGTTATGGAGATGATCCAAGATTCTTTGCCAGAATCCCTTAGAAAGAGTGTGAAGAAATGGCAGGTGGTGAAATCACGAAAATGCATAGAATGGATTCCACATAACTTCAATTTTCGATATCTCATATCTAAGGACATGCTCAAATGA